ATAAAGGCTGCTTATTCACACATCCTCAACCACTTACCCGCTTATAGGCGCTTTTACCCATTTATACTACCGATCATCACACATACTTTACCGGCTGGCAAACAAAAGTTGCCGCTCATGTCGGATTTTCTAAACGAAATGTTAAGCCCCATATAACTTTGTTATGTCTAAACAAACAGGAGAACACTCTCCATTACCATGAACAAGGTTATCGAACTCCGTTACTTTATCTACCGCCAACGAGTAAAGCCACCAGCAATCGCAAATTCCAATTAATCGTTTTCGGCTCACTGAGTGAACCATACTCATTCGCTTACTTCTATGCAAGCGCCTGGGAATGATATGAATTTGCCATGTTCAATTATGAAAAGATGAAATTAAAATGTTGGCTCGGTCCGTTATTAGGTGTAATAATTCTGCTAGCACTGCGACAAATGGTATACGACAAAATGCAAAATGAACAATCACAGTCAGCAATACCTGCAGCAATAGAAAAGAAGAGACCGGAGATCAATCCTCCGATGGCTGGTGCCCTTTTAATCAGGGACACACTACCCTTCTGAATTAATTTCAGTTAAACTAAACAAGGCAGTCCGCCAGCTGGCGGAACATAACAGTTCTACTGTTATGGGTGACTGCCCTTTGCCCAGACATTCCAGACAGGCTTTAGCATCCCGGTAAACCGGGACAGGGATTGCCATTACTAACCTAAATAACAAAATCTTCTCTTCAACTACTTCCCCCTCCACCGGAGGGGGCCAGGGGGAGGCCTGCATCTCGTAAAACGGGATCAGTTGAAGATAACAACACTTAACACCTATAACTATGGCCAACTTAGGAAAGAAAATTTTATCAGCGTTTGTGGAAGTGAATGAAGCATTGCCTAAACAAACAGAACCTGTTGCCACCTTCACCAGTACAACTACTAATAATAGCAATACAACACAAGTGAACAGCACAAAGTTCAAAGAACACTTTGAAAAATTGCTCCGGGAGGCAAACCTGCCTGGTCCTGACTACTTCGAATACAGTAAAATGTTAGAGGCCATGCAGGCAGTGCCCGATGAACAGGTACGTTTTACCACTGCTTTTGCCGGCTTAAGCGTACAAGGCCTCGATAAACAAAAATTGTTATCCAGCGCCGGTCAGTACCTGCAATTGCTGGATGCGGACGCCCAAAGCTTTCACAGTTCCGTAGACGCCGCTTTACAGGAAAAAGTGGTGGAAAAGAAACAGCAGATGGATGAAAAGGAAAAACGCATTCAACAGCTAACGCAGGAGATAAGCACATTGCAAAACGAATTATTGGTGATGCAGGCTGAAATAAAAGAGAATGAAGCAAAGATAGCCACCAATACCGGTGGATATAAATATGAAAGCGAAGCGATGAAAAACCGTATTGTCCGCGACATCGAAAAAATTAAAACATATATACAATAAACCAACGGAACATGATAAACCCTATTCAAAAAACAAAAACACCCGGCTGGCTCTCTGAACCCAGGAACATGGCCACCGCAGTGATAGGTGTTTCCTTAACAGCCGGTTTGGCTTACGGTTTCTTAACCAATGTACTGCCCTGGCTCGTAACCGTAACATGGAACCTGGTGAACCTGGTTATTGGCGGGGTGATCCTCGGCATTTTGCTGATGATAGTAACCAATAAAAAATTCTGGCGGGCGCTGAAGTACCTGGCTGAATTTATAGCCAACTACACCATTGGGATTGCGATCGAGCTGAACCCGTTCAGTATTCTGCAAGCCAAAATTGAGCAGGGCTATAAAGACAGGAACACGCTGTACCAGCAGGCTGCCAAATTAAAAGGCAAACAAAGTGAGCTGGTTAACAAGCTGAGCGAGAAAGAAAAAGAGTTGCAGCTGAACATTCAAAAAGTGAAGATTCTGCAGGCTGAACAGGGCAAAAACAGCCCCCGGATTGATCTGTACGCCAACAATGTATTGCGTTGCCGGGAATACATCGACAATGTAACACCCATAGTAGGCGACCTGAACAAACTGATAACATTCACCGATGCGGCCTATGAAGAGAGTGGTATTATGCTCGAAGATGCGAAGCTGGACCTGGAAGCCAAGAAAGACCTGTACTATTCGGTGACAACCGGTTTATCGGCCGTTACAAGCGCCATGAAAGCCTTTAAGGGCGACGATGAACTGAACCAGGATGCCGAAAAAGCCCTGGCCATCCTGAAAGTACAGATCGGTGAAAAGATCGGCCACATAAAATCGGCCATAGACGTTACCTCCCGCTTCATGGATGACAAGGTGCTGGAAGATAAAGCGAAGTCGGCCCAGGCTATTGAGTTAATCAATCAGTTTAACAGCAACGACTTCAATTATACGCAGGGTGCGCTGGAAAGGAACTCTGATAGTGGTAAGTTAAAAGGCATATCTACACCGGACAGATATCGTGGGTTGTTAGACTAGGAAATTCACGTTTCACGATTCAGCCTCTTATGAAAAAACCAACAAACAATTTAAACAACTATAAAATTAATATAGACAATGTCACTCAAATTAAAACCCGCTGGTAAAATATTAATCATCGCTGCAGTAGTAGCTACAGGTATTGCAGGGGTTAGATGGTATCAGAACCGTCCGAAAGTTGTAAACGATTCTATTGAAGTAGGTAAGGTAGCCCTGCCCGATGCACCGGATGCATCTTTACAAGGCAATGCGGTTCAATTACCATTACCAGGTGATGAACCCGCCGTGAACGGCGGCACCTCCATTACCTGGGAACGCATGGCCTGGAACAGCCAGTTCAGCGGCATGTACGCTAACGGGGGCGTACGTACTACCAAAGGTTCTTTGTTCGACAAGGCGCATCTCGATGTTACATATATCCGTCAGGACGACTGTAACAAACAAATGGCCGACCTGGTAAAATTTGCCAACGAGTATAAAACCAATCCCAATGCCGCAGGGGTGTTAATCACCTTCATGGGTGACGGTATGCCGGCCTTTATGACCTCGCTTGCCAAAGAGCTGGAACCTTTAGGCGCCGAATACCAACCCATTATTATTCCGGTTACGCACGGTAAATCGTTTGGTGAAGACCAGGTGATGGGCCCGCTGGCCTGGAAGCAGGACCCTAAGAACGCCATTGGTAAATGCGTAGTGGGCGTATTGCGCGACGGTGACGTAAACATTCTGTTGAAATGGGCCGGTGACAACGGGTTAAAAGTAAACCCCGACGAAACCACCTACGACGGCAATGCTATCAACCTCATTGCCGCCAACGACTTCCTGGATGCGCCTAACAAGTACATCACCGGTTATACCGAAAAAAGGAAGCTGATCGTAAATGGTAAAACCACCGGTACCGATACCACTGTTGGTGTGGATGGGGTAGCCACCTGGACGCCTGGTGACGTAAATGTCGCCACGAAAAAAGGTGGCCTGGTAACCATCGCCAGCACCAGACAGTACGCATCGCAAATGAGTAACCAAACCATTGCCATTAAAAGATGGGCAAACGATCACCGTACCGGTATCGAGAACATGATCATTGCCCTGGCACAGGCCGGCGACCAGGTGCGTTCGTTCAACGATGCCAAAAAATTCGCGGCTGAAGTGAGCACCAAACTGTACCAGGAACAAACTGCAGACTATTGGTTGAAGTACTATAACGGTGTTGAAGAAAAAGACATTCAGGGCCTGAAGGTGAACCTTGGTGGTTCTGCCGTATTCAATCTGAATGATATGGCCAATACTTATGGATTAGGTGATGATAAAGTTGACCGGTATAAAGCAGTGTACAACACCTTCGGTAACCTGATGGTGAAAATGTACCCCAACATCCTGCCCGGCTTTTTACCCTATGAAAAGGCGGTTGATAAATCGTTCCTGTTCAGTGTGATCTCTAACCACCCTGAATTATTACAGGGTAAGGCTATTGAAGCAAAATATGCCGACCAGATCACCGCGGCCATATCCTCTAAATCGTACAAGATCGAGTTTGAGACCGGCTCAGCCAATATCAAACCCGGTTCGTACCAATTGCTGGATGAAATATTTGAATCGGCTGTAGTGGCGGAAGGGTTGAAACTGGGTGTATACGGCCACACCGATAACCAGGGCAGCAACGACATAAACGTTCCCCTGTCACAAAAAAGAGCGGAAGCTGTAAGAAGCTACCTGTTGAAAAAAGGTTTGAAACAAAGCCAGATCGAAGCCAAAGGGTACGGTTCGGAAAAACCCATAGCCGATAACAGCACCGAAGCCGGCAGAAGTAAAAACCGCCGCGTAGAAATTGTGTTGGGTGAGTAATGAGTAAGTGTTAGCCATCAGTATATATGCCGTGTACGGGGTTGCAGCCGTGCACGGCTCATTTAAAGAATTCAACCTGTAACAACCAACTAAGAATCATGAAAAAACTTCTTCAACCATTTGCCACTATTAACCCCCAGACATTTATGATTATGGTGGCTGTGCAAGTGGTTATCACCCTGTTGTTGTGGCATGGCCTGAGCGATGGATTGATACCTAAACCTGGTAAAGTTGCGGGAGCGTTTGTAACGCTGCTGGGCACCAGGTTATTCATCGACAAT
The Niastella koreensis GR20-10 genome window above contains:
- a CDS encoding OmpA family protein: MSLKLKPAGKILIIAAVVATGIAGVRWYQNRPKVVNDSIEVGKVALPDAPDASLQGNAVQLPLPGDEPAVNGGTSITWERMAWNSQFSGMYANGGVRTTKGSLFDKAHLDVTYIRQDDCNKQMADLVKFANEYKTNPNAAGVLITFMGDGMPAFMTSLAKELEPLGAEYQPIIIPVTHGKSFGEDQVMGPLAWKQDPKNAIGKCVVGVLRDGDVNILLKWAGDNGLKVNPDETTYDGNAINLIAANDFLDAPNKYITGYTEKRKLIVNGKTTGTDTTVGVDGVATWTPGDVNVATKKGGLVTIASTRQYASQMSNQTIAIKRWANDHRTGIENMIIALAQAGDQVRSFNDAKKFAAEVSTKLYQEQTADYWLKYYNGVEEKDIQGLKVNLGGSAVFNLNDMANTYGLGDDKVDRYKAVYNTFGNLMVKMYPNILPGFLPYEKAVDKSFLFSVISNHPELLQGKAIEAKYADQITAAISSKSYKIEFETGSANIKPGSYQLLDEIFESAVVAEGLKLGVYGHTDNQGSNDINVPLSQKRAEAVRSYLLKKGLKQSQIEAKGYGSEKPIADNSTEAGRSKNRRVEIVLGE